TGTGCACTCCTACCCTTGTAAGTAACTTTATAAACAgaccaattaaagtaaaatgggaaagctggcgttgacctttgaaaagtatttaaaggccaGCTTTTCAAAGttaagacataaatttatagttcttttatacagttatttagtttaagaagaacaacaattatattcgtaagttcgaaggattaactggtgttaagttaataagattgttaaGTTAAGTTTTGGTAGTTACTATTTAAAGTGTATCGTACTCCTAAGTTGGTTTACAACATATTTTTACTAATAATTGCTATGTAACCAATGAATAACAGGTTTTGGATATAGTCAAAATgcaagaaattcaaaatactaataaatGCTGTCTTCTAAAGAACATATATCAAACGGGCTTTATCATAGTTACTTCggatagtaataataatgtttaAATCCAATAATTCAGTACTATAATACTACAATAACACTCCAGCATCGCATTGAATTGCATGACTCATTCTTTCTGTGAGGCCCGCATAAGTGGTGTATCTTATCTATTTAACATATACATAAAGTGCTCAATTACATCTTGAGCCTATCAATACCCTTCTTCGGAagttatttaataaatataaaaaggGAAGATACTATACCAAGTTAGTAATAGGGGAAATATAGTAGTTCGGTGGTGAGATTGACTCTAACAAATAGATAATCTAAAATTAGAGAAAGAGATAACTATAAAGGAAGATATAAAGTGATCTCAAGACTTGTTTGATGGTTCTTTTTGACCTGAAGAACCACAGACTAAAGATCAGGTAGCTCTTGATATTGAGGCTTTCTTTATATATGCCGAATTCGAGCTAGTAGTTAAGATCTCATGTGGGGAACATCGAGCAAAAGGTGTTATGTAAACATCCTgcttattaataatatttaactcTTTATACTGAGGTGTAGGCTATTATATGCGTGGCCATTAAGATCTTCTAGGGCAATTATGGGACTTGCCTAACATACCATAAGTATTAGGATTTACAAAGGTATGAATAGAACTAGCTTCTTATTCAATAgcatataaatttatagttcttGGTTAGAGCTAAACCCTTTGTTTTGGTTAAAAtcttattttaaattagttACACATAAGTTATGTCCTCACATGTTGGCctacaagaaaaaatttgaaaaaataatataacttACGCCTTATATTGTtagttaaaaattcatatcTAATTCAATGATAGTATTtaagatatttatatttatatgttTTCAAGGTTCACTTTgtgtaaaatattacattttTGGTAAGCTACATTTAGTAATATTTGGCAACATAATTTGTGacaaaaaacaattagGTTATTCAATAGCCAGTATACACAATATCGTAAAAGAAGAGTAAATGCTAGAATCACATACACTATGAATAGTTAAACTGAGAGAAACGATAAGTTACTAAAGCTATGTTGCGATTCTTAGGATGTAGCCTATACGAGCTAGCTCATATGTTTTAAAGTCTTTATATCCCAAATCTTTGGAAGAAATTTTTGGGGCTACTCCCAAATAAGCAAACTCACCTCATGGAaatatcttcattaatGGTAATTCCAACTAAATTaagtaaaataattagCTTTACTACACTGGCATGCAATATAACCCTTGCAGATACgtatatatagaaatattaccctgaataatttttcaaattgcCTTAGATTATCATTACGTAGTAAGGTGTTAAAGATGCAATAGCAAAAAATTGGATCACGTAAAATACTTAATTGGTAATATGCTATAAAAAGAACACAATTCAAACCCAACCAACATACTCATACCTTTATAATGCAACAGATAACTATATCCGAATAATTTATAGTTCAATATCTCAAACATgctaagaaaaatttagaagCGATAATTGATTTCAAAAAGTTATAATGGAGAAAAGATCAGTTGTGACAATTAACATTAAAAAGAAGTGTGTAATAATCCAGTTATCGAGGGAATAGTCTAAAGCAACTTAATTATACTTCATAACTGCTGAATCCTACAGCCTAGTAATCCTCTACCATTCCAATTTCGAGTTGGGATTAAAATCAATTCCATGATACTCCCATCTCTTTCAATTGTTAAATTTAGTGTTTTATCTTCATATTTCAATACCTCTAATTGTAGATTTTTTAAGTTTTGGTGATTCGTTACATTAATACTACCAAATTTAATGATCTTATCATTTAAGTTTGCTCCAGCTTTATCCATAGGCCcatttgttattaattcattaatgaaAGAGAATGGGATCTTAGATTCTATAGTATCTGGATTTGAATTACTAGAAGATGTTGTATTAGAATTCTTAGTAgctgaattttttaaatttaattcttcgaaatgcttatttaataaaatgtaAGATTTATCGAGcactttttttaaatcattttgtaacataattatattttttctaactAGTCTGATTTGTAAGACATCGATATCTGAACGAGGAAATCCATCAGATGTTATGAGGTTGGATTCCATAGTAACATCTTGGGATTTCAATAATGCAAAATATGATTCTAATTGTAATTCAATTAGCATCTTCAATGAATCAATCTCTTTAATCGTATTAATGCTATCTAATCTTAAAACTTGTTCTGTGATATCACGCGGAATTTCTACATTTGTCAATTGTAACCCTAGTTCAGAGTCTTTATCCGTCGTATTTGATACCTCCATTTGTGATAAATCTAATAAGTAAATGGCTTGCTGATTGCTGAATATTGTATTCTTGATAGATTTTTGCAATGATGCGCAGCCTCTCttcataaaaataaaatattttttcttgcaTTAAGTGGAATCCGCAACCTTATGTATGTAGTtatataacaaaaaaaaaagccgCAATATTACCAATAAATGAGaatcaatttaaataacAAGTAgtataaaacaaaaagtaTACAACTATAaactgatattaaaatttaaaaataattatcttTTGGACATCtccttttaattttttttatttttattttttcaaagaatatattttatcttatgaaataatgaaataattacaagagtaataatattcccTTATTTCCCATTATTTAGCAAGCTTTGTAATCTAGCCACTTCCATTTCCAATTGAGAGTTTCTTGTTAATAGATCTTCTACTTTGTCTTCTAATTGGTTCATTCTTTGCAATTTTCTTGCACGAGATCTTCTAGCAGCTTCAGT
This genomic stretch from Henningerozyma blattae CBS 6284 chromosome 1, complete genome harbors:
- the NAS2 gene encoding Nas2p (similar to Saccharomyces cerevisiae NAS2 (YIL007C); ancestral locus Anc_7.130) encodes the protein MEVSNTTDKDSELGLQLTNVEIPRDITEQVLRLDSINTIKEIDSLKMLIELQLESYFALLKSQDVTMESNLITSDGFPRSDIDVLQIRLVRKNIIMLQNDLKKVLDKSYILLNKHFEELNLKNSATKNSNTTSSSNSNPDTIESKIPFSFINELITNGPMDKAGANLNDKIIKFGSINVTNHQNLKNLQLEVLKYEDKTLNLTIERDGSIMELILIPTRNWNGRGLLGCRIQQL